tcccttctctgctaaaaatacaaaattagctgggcgtggtggcacatgcctgtaatcccagctactcgggaggctgaggcaggagaatcgcttgaactcaggaggtggaggttgccgtgagccgagatcgcgccactgcactccagcctgggcaacaagatcgaaaAGAtcaaaactctttctcaaaaaaaaaaaaaaaaaattcaaggctgTTTCCAAGGCAGATAGCCTCAAAAAGAGCGTGGTGCCCAGGGGGTCCTTTGCTTCTGTGTGGCTGCAGAGGCCAGGAGTGCAGTGACTGTCTCACTGCCTAGTGGTTGTGGCTCACATCCTGCCCTGATGGAGGGGAGCCCATCATCCACCCTCTCTGAAATACTGCAGTAGACTTTATCATTTCAGGCCCCACCTAATGTACTTTCCTTCCCGCTACATTCTTCCCGCCCCTTTCATAGTTAAGATGCATAAGCTGAGCAATAATCCCACTTCCTGATTTCCCTGAAATATGAGCCCAGAAGCAGCAGGCGACAGGGAGCTTCCCTTACcctggggtggtggcacacagACCACCTCCTGTCCTGTCCCCTGCAGGTAGTATTCACAGTGTGGTGTTacctgggaggagggaggaaggagctgAGATGAAGGAGATTCAGGTAAACAGTAGCCGCAGTGGCCAGGACCCCCTTCCTGGAGAGATTCCTCAAGGCCTCAGTCCCATGTCCAAGGCATACCTAGGTTAGAAATGTCCTTTACTTGTTTCTCAGTTActatttctcctcttcctccctccccctgccttCTCTTGGCTGTCATTTAGCTCTCTGGCCCACAGAAATACTCCATCCAAGGAGTTGGTCCTCAGTGAGCCTGATGAGGACGGGTCAGTGGCCAACCCTTTTGCCCCAGTCCTTCATCTGGAGACAGTCACATAGTCACGTCAACAGTTCACCCAAAGAGAAGAGGTGGAGCCTGGGAACCACAGGACACAGCCTAACTATGGAGACCCAGGGCTCCTTCCTGCTGCACTAGGCCTGTGCTCTCCCTGTTGCCTTCAGGTGGTGTGATCCCGGCTTCCTCACAGAGCCCTTTTTTCCTTCTGCCCAGCTCCATCCCACCAGTTTCTAActgccccgcccccccccccccccccccaggcATCTCCTGGGCACAGACCACCACACTCAAGCCCGCTCACCTGGGAGTTAGGGTCCTGCCCACTTGGAGTTAGCACGCTGGTTGCTCACTTTGCTTTGGTCTGCACAcctggtgtgtgcatgtgtatactgCTTGTGCCATCTGTGTACCCCTCTCCCTGGAGTACACTTGTGGTCACACTACAGCGGGGACATCAAGAATGCAATATTTATGGATTGCTGCATGattcttaaaaatgaataaaactgttTACAAGGGAAGGAGAGCTAACTGCAAAGTGAGCTTATCTGTGAAAGTTTCTGTCTGACTTTCTCCAGCACTCTAATATTTTTACTCAAGAGGATCTGCAGTTGGAGGAGTGGGAGAGGCAAGGGCTAGGGAAAGGCATGTTGGTGGGGGAGTGATGCGCCGTAGCCGGGCCTTCTTCATGGTCTGGGCACCAGGCTTCCCGACCCCagctctccagctcctgggcagaGGAGGGGTAAGCAACCCAGCCCCCACCACTGCCTCTGCAACCGCCTTAAACCGGAGAACGTCTAACCCTGCAGCTCCTCAATAATTAAAGAGCAGGAAAGCTGGTGACAGGAGGGAGGCcagggaaagggaggaggaagggatacAGTCCCCAGAGTCCCTCTACTCTTAATCCCTGTCAGTTAAAGGTTGGTGAAATTAATTGGGCAAATGACCCCGCTAGGAGAATTTGACAAGTCCATGACTTCAGAGTTTTACCCAGGGGCTCTGGTTCATCAGCTGTCTCCAGAGGAGTGAGTGCGCTTCTGCAGAAGCCTCTGGAATGTCAGCTTCCTGGAACCTCGAGGATACGGGTGGGGAAGGAGCTGCTTACTGGGACATACTGGATTACCCTACCCTCTTGGTGTGTCTGCCGCCTCTGTGGATGTAAGCGGCAGGTGGCATCAGAACGTCAGACCTGCCAGGGACACCAGAGAAAGACCCTAAGAGTCGGGGGAGAGGGAAAGGCTGCAGAAACATGAGAAAGTGCCACTTGTAGCGGAGAGGAAAGAAAACCTCAAGGATACGGTTCCCAAGCCTGAGCCCGCTCCCAGCCTTAGCACCCCAACCCCAGGCTCTGTCCCAGAAGCAGTCGACGCCTCAAAGCGACCGGGACAGGAAGGCGGTGGGGGCGAGAGTCGTGCTTCGCCAGGACGAACGGATCCATAGCGGTTCCCGGTGCCGCGGGCCGCGCGCTTCTCCGACCCCAGCGCGGGGCCCTCGGGCGCGAATGAGCCGAGCCGGGACGTAGCGGCGGGTAGGGGGTTGGGTGGCGCGGGAGAGGGCGGCAGAAGGAGGGAGTTGGAAGAGAGTTGCCGCCAGAGAGAGTGGCAAGTGCCCGCGGTCTCCTTGGAGACGTGCTGGCCAATGGCAGCGGCGGAAGCTGTTTATGGGGGCGGAGCGTCGCCATGGCAGCAGGAGAAGCCTTTGGAGCGCCTACTTAATGCCGGTCCCGAGGCCGCGGTAGCTCAGAGAAGCGCCCGTCGGGCGGGGGGCGCGGCAAGAGGCGCTGGCAGGGCCCCCGAGCTGAGGGCAGAGAGCCGCAGGGGGTGGGAGCAACTTCTTCCAGAACCTTCCTCTGGCCTGGGCTGCGCTCTGAGCCAGGTAAGGGATGGGGAGGGCTGCAGGCCAGGGGGAAGGGTGGGCGACGGTCCCAACCCTCTCTCTCATTCGTCCTTGACGGAAGTGGTGGGCCCAGGGACTGACATCGGAGGAGTCTGGGGGAAACTCGCCTCCTGCCCCCCATAACTGTTCCGTCCCCTTCCTTCCCGATGATCCCCTATCATAATATTCCTTTTCAAGGATCAGAGGACCTCCTCCGCCCCCGCCCCGTCGTACTGCCCTCCCAAACTTCTCGCCCCATCTCCATTTGTTGCGAGGAGGAAGGGGGTCCTGATTTCCTGCTCTTCGGGAGAAAAGGATAGCCTCGGATGCCCCTACCCTCTTCCTTTATTTGGCGAATAAAACCTccaagaggaaaggaagaggcaGGCGGATCTGGTGGGGGTGGGACCCCAGGGCCTTGCTTCTGTTTCCCAGACCTCGGCACTAAAAGATCCTCCCCAGCTGCGGGGATGATGTTAGAGGAGGCGTCCCCCTACACACACTGTCCCCTCTGGGGTGGGGTAGTGCTCAGCTCCCACCGTGGTCCTCGCAGGCACCACATACTTATTCGGAGGAGGCGCCCCCGGGGTCGCGAGATGGAAGCGCGCTTCCGGGAGGCCGTTTAACCGGAGCTGCGGGACTCAGCGGGCCAGAGAGCGCGGCGGGCCACCCCCGGCTCAGCCCGTGGATGCTGACCGCCCCCTCGGAGAGTCCCCGCAGACATGGCGGAGAGCTGGCTGCGCCTCTCGGGAGCCGGGCCGGCGGAGGAGGCCGGGACGGAGGGCGGCCTGGAGGAGCCCGACGCCCTGGATGACAGCCTGACCAGCCTGCAGTGGCTGCAGGAATTCTCCATTCTCAACGCCAAGGCCCCCGCCCTGCCCCCGGGGGGCACCGACCCCCACGGCTACCACCAGGTGCCAGATTCGGCGGCGCCCGGGTCCCCCCTGGCGGCCGACCCCGCCTGCCTGGAGCAGCCACACACGCCGGGCAAGCCCACGTCGTCGTGCACGTCGCGGAGCGCGCCCCCGGGGCTGCAGGCCCCGCCCCCCGACGACGTGGACTACGCCACCAACCCGCACGTGAAGCCACCCTACTCGTATGCCACGCTCATCTGCATGGCCATGCAGGCCAGCAAGGCCACCAAGATCACCCTGTCGGCCATCTACAAGTGGATCACGGACAACTTCTGCTACTTCCGCCACGCAGATCCCACCTGGCAGGTAGAGGAGGCACGGGCGGCGGCcgctccctccccactccctcctcgCTCTCCACGCCGCACTGGATTCATATCCCAGATCTGCAGGCCAAGTAGGCTTGGTGCGGCCAGGGCCCCAGAAGGGAGCACTGCCAAAGGAGCCCAGTTCTTGCAACTGCCCCTCCTttgactgagagagagagagagagagagagaagggagaatgtCCAGAGGTGGAGGGCTTCAGGGGTGCAGAGGCTGAGATTCAAGGGGAAATAACCTGCCATTCATCCAGCAGGCCCAGGCCAAAGACCAGGGCTAGACTCTGCGTGGACAGAGTCTCCTTGGGGAGAGCGATGAACTGAAGGCACATTCTTGTCCCAAGTCCTAGAATTCCTAGACACTGCCCTGCCCCGGCATGGTTTGTCAGGGCCGGGAGTCAGAAACGGAAACTAGAACGAGGCCCCCCTGCCAGGCTCTACATCCTGCCCTTTTGCAGTTGGCTTGGGGAGGGTGGAATGGAAGGGGTGCTGTAGCACGTGAGGGCCAGGTATGTCCCAATGGAGGGTGGAGGGGGTAAGGGGCCTTCCTAAAGCTGCTGTCCCAGccccccacctcaacctctgctcAGTTTCCTGCTTCCAACCCCCGATGTCAGCCAACCTCCCTGGGGGGACAATTACCTGAGCCAGGTGCCTCCCACTGGGGCTCTGCCTACCACACTGGCTTCATGTTCCACGTCTCTGGAAGCAGGCACTGAGCAGCCAAGGGGCCCAGGCCACCATGTAAACatcccagccttgctgccaggCGCTATCCACCCACCTGCCCTGCCGTCCCAGCCCAGGACCCCTGTCCCCCAGCAGGCTTTGGACAAGATTGAGCACCTAAGAatggacaaggcaggaggatggtggaTTTGAGGTTGAGTAGGCAGTGCCCTAAGAGTCTTCCGCCATCACCATCAAGGGCTAGTTGGAGGCAGAGGCCCCCCAAGGACGCCCAGACTCTTCCCTGAAGCACCCAAAGCAGGCAGGCCACAGGACCACAGTCCCAAGCCATTTCCAATGCCCCTGACCCTAGAGCAGTGTCATTTGTAGCTGCACCGAAAAAGCAGAGACCCTCAGCCCCACCCTACCCTAAGCCTGTGCAACTGGGCTTCGAAGAAACGGGCCCCAGGAATGAGTGCTATGCTCTTAGCTCTTGGCTGGGTAATGATCAACTGAGcctggagtggggggagggggccgtGGGGGGTGAAGGCTCAGGCCAGCAGCCGGCTCAACAAACAAGGAAAGTCATCAGATCCCCCACCTCTCATCCCtgcgcgctctctctctctctccccctccctctccattCTCGGCTGCCCAGCCCCCTCCCTGGAACCACTCAGTCACAGAGAGGGCCAGCCAGGCCCAGGCAAAGGGAGACGGTGGTCCAGGCCCTGGGGGAGCCGAGGGCTTTGGCCAGAGGCTGTCAGCGGCAGGGTGAGAGAGGGAGGGCAGGCGACGGGGGTGGCACCGAGAGCCACCCTGCGGCTCAGAGCTCGGATGACTGAGCAGGCAGATATCCCGGCAACAGGGAACAAAAGCCCCCGACAGCACTCCGGGCTCCCAGTGCCCCGTGGCTGGTGTCCCAGAGCCGCAGCCGCCTAGGCAGACCAGTGTGTCTGtccccccctcctctcccctcccagagAAAAGATGGGGGGCGCGCAGCAGCGCCAGGTGCCACTTCATCTCCCCATCCCCACTGACCCTGcggttcctctctctctctcgctctctccctGCACCCAGAATTCAATCCGCCACAACCTGTCTCTGAACAAGTGCTTCATCAAAGTGCCTCGGGAGAAGGACGAACCAGGCAAGGGGGGCTTCTGGCGCATCGACCCCCAGTACGCGGAGCGGCTACTGAGCGGGGCTTTCAAGAAGCGGCGACTGCCCCCTGTCCACATCCACCCAGCCTTTGCCCGCCAGGCCGCGCAGGAGCCCAGCGCTGTCCCCCGGGCCGGGCCGCTGACGGTGAACACCGAGGCCCAGCAGCTGCTGCGGGAGTTCGAGGAGGCCACCGGGGAGGCGGGCTGGGGTGCAGGCGAGGGCAGGCTGGGGCATAAGCGCAAACAGCCGCTGCCCAAGCGGGTGGCCAAGGTCCCGCGGCCCCCCAGCACCCTGCTGCCCGCCCCGGAGGAGCAGGGTGAGCTGGAACCCCTCAAAGGCAACTTTGACTGGGAGGCCATCTTCGACGCCGGCACTCTGGGTGGGGAGCTGGGTGCGCTGGAGGCCCTGGAGCTGAGCCCGCCTCTGAGCCCCGCCTCACACGTGGACGTGGACCTCACCGTCCACGGCCGCCACATCGACTGCCCCGCCACCTGGGGGCCTTCGGTGGAGCAGGCTGCCAACAGCCTGGACTTCgatgagaccttcctggccaccTCCTTCCTGCAGCACCCCTGGGACGAGAGCGGCAGTGGCTGCCTGCCCCCGGAGCCCCTCTTTGAAGCCGGGGACGCCACCCTGGCCTCCGACCTGCAGGACTGGGCCAGCGTGGGGGCCTTCTTGTAAGAGGCCAGGCCCTGCCCCACCTCTGGACAGTGCCCAAGTCAGGGCCCAGAACTGCCCCCCAACACAGATCCACAGACACCCCACTAcccaggcaggggctgggccAGGGCTCCAAGGCTGGCCCCACAGGCCACA
The window above is part of the Symphalangus syndactylus isolate Jambi chromosome 14, NHGRI_mSymSyn1-v2.1_pri, whole genome shotgun sequence genome. Proteins encoded here:
- the FOXJ1 gene encoding forkhead box protein J1; the protein is MAESWLRLSGAGPAEEAGTEGGLEEPDALDDSLTSLQWLQEFSILNAKAPALPPGGTDPHGYHQVPDSAAPGSPLAADPACLEQPHTPGKPTSSCTSRSAPPGLQAPPPDDVDYATNPHVKPPYSYATLICMAMQASKATKITLSAIYKWITDNFCYFRHADPTWQNSIRHNLSLNKCFIKVPREKDEPGKGGFWRIDPQYAERLLSGAFKKRRLPPVHIHPAFARQAAQEPSAVPRAGPLTVNTEAQQLLREFEEATGEAGWGAGEGRLGHKRKQPLPKRVAKVPRPPSTLLPAPEEQGELEPLKGNFDWEAIFDAGTLGGELGALEALELSPPLSPASHVDVDLTVHGRHIDCPATWGPSVEQAANSLDFDETFLATSFLQHPWDESGSGCLPPEPLFEAGDATLASDLQDWASVGAFL